In Halalkalicoccus subterraneus, the sequence CGATCGAGAACGGCGAGATCGACCCCGCCGAGATCATCACCCACCGGGGCTCGCTCGAGGACGGACCCGAACTCTACGAGACGTTCAACGACAAAGAAGACGACTGTGTCAAGGTCGTCCTAGAGCCGTAAGCGGTTCTATTCCGCCCAGTACGCATCACCGGGCGTCGTCTCGAAGACCGCCCGCTCCAACAAGTCGACCGCTTTTTCGAGCCCCTCGTTCGCGCTGGTCAGCGAGTCCTCGTGTTCGATGCTGAGTACGTCGTCGTAGCCGACCATTCTGAGGGTGGAAACGACGTCCTTCCAGTGACTCTCGCCGTGGCCATATCCAATGGAACGGAACAGCCACGAGCGATTCGGCTCGTCGGTGTATGGCGTGGTGTCGAGCACGCCCTTCTCCCGTGCCTGAGCGTCGTAGACCTTGGTGTCCTTCGCATGGACGTGGTGGATCGCGTCGCGCTCGCCGAGATACCGGATCGCCTCGGTGACGTCGATTCCCTGCCAGTACAGATGCGAGGGGTCGAAGTTCGCGCCGATGTGCTCGTTGGTCTCCTCGCGCAGGCGAGCCATCCCGTGGGGCTCGTAGACGAGCATGTTCGGGTGCATCTCGATGCCGACGTCCACGCCGTGGTCGGCGGCGTGCTCGGCGATCTCCCGCCAGTAGGGGATCGCAACCTCCTCCCACTGATACTCGTGGGCCTCGGCGTGCTCGGTCGGCCACGGGGCGGTGATCCAGTTTGGCACCTGTGCGCTC encodes:
- a CDS encoding sugar phosphate isomerase/epimerase family protein is translated as MDIGVLTVPLGGQSREEAFSYLADIGVGAVELGCGGTPGDDHLPREEFLGDENAQSELQDLLDEHDLRISALATHNNPIHPNEEHAEEADTELREAIELAYELDVGVVTTFSGLPGGSPSAQVPNWITAPWPTEHAEAHEYQWEEVAIPYWREIAEHAADHGVDVGIEMHPNMLVYEPHGMARLREETNEHIGANFDPSHLYWQGIDVTEAIRYLGERDAIHHVHAKDTKVYDAQAREKGVLDTTPYTDEPNRSWLFRSIGYGHGESHWKDVVSTLRMVGYDDVLSIEHEDSLTSANEGLEKAVDLLERAVFETTPGDAYWAE